The following are encoded in a window of Vicugna pacos chromosome 2, VicPac4, whole genome shotgun sequence genomic DNA:
- the LOC102535596 gene encoding protein BTG1 — MSFISKFLHIKGLTSEQQLQTFSHSLQELLAEHYKHHWFPEKPCKESGYHCIHINHKMDRLFGQAAQQIGLSSQELFRLLPSELTLWVDPDKVSYRTTEDGSNCVLYEASPAGASTQNSTDMQMVDSRINGKEELLLGRTSPKTTI, encoded by the coding sequence ATGTCCTTCATCTCCAAGTTCCTCCACATCAAGGGGCTCACGAGTGAGCAACAGCTGCAGACCTTCAGCCATAGCCTGCAGGAGCTGCTGGCAGAACATTATAAACATCACTGGTTCCCAGAAAAGCCATGTAAGGAATCAGGTTACCATTGTATTCACATCAACCATAAAATGGATCGTCTGTTTGGACAGGCAGCACAGCAGATTGGACTGAGCAGTCAGGAGCTGTTCAGGCTTCTCCCAAGTGAACTCACACTCTGGGTTGACCCCGACAAAGTGTCCTACAGAACTACAGAGGATGGCTCCAACTGTGTGCTGTACGAGGCCTCACCAGCAGGAGCTAGCACCCAAAACAGCACCGACATGCAAATGGTAGACAGCAGAATCAATGGTAAAGAGGAACTTCTCCTGGGCAGAACAAGTCCAAAAACTACAATATAA